From one Lotus japonicus ecotype B-129 chromosome 3, LjGifu_v1.2 genomic stretch:
- the LOC130743342 gene encoding pentatricopeptide repeat-containing protein At3g14580, mitochondrial-like, with protein MLVQNPNFDIKPELLSTMLSRAKMISRARTLVPPLTPHHKPRLWFCTQPNTDRDTAILARFQQKDWLTPKQATTLCNSLNHPSSAVTLLHLYTARKDFNPTEPFCTSLITKLAHANLLDPIHTLLHQTLKRRSFSDDFFFTLIKLYAHVARRIDKAVETLLSMPDFQCWPSRRTFNFVLNVLVANRLYDVAGEVYEAAPRLAVEVDACCMNILIKGLCQQGELSAAVKVFDEFPKSGLEPNVRTFSTLMHGLCEKGMVEEAFEWLEKMEKCGVCPDVVVFNVLIGGLKKKGRGEEGKEVLDMMVRKGFYPNVGSYQQVLYGLLDAKRFIEALEVVEGMVSRGFVPSFVSFKQLVVGLCRHRRTEEVDWALRQMVRQGFVPRMGMWRHIVNCAVSKPRNYESTCVSLDEILEGCNHLT; from the coding sequence ATGCTTGTTCAAAACCCAAACTTTGACATAAAACCAGAACTTCTATCCACCATGCTTTCCCGGGCAAAGATGATTTCTCGAGCCCGTACTCTGGTTCCCCCTCTCACTCCCCACCACAAACCACGGTTGTGGTTCTGCACACAACCAAACACAGACAGAGACACTGCCATTCTCGCCAGGTTCCAACAGAAAGACTGGCTTACCCCAAAACAAGCCACCACCCTCTGCAACTCCCTCAACCACCCTTCCTCCGCCGTCACCCTCCTCCACCTCTACACCGCCCGCAAAGACTTCAACCCCACTGAACCCTTCTGCACCTCCCTCATCACCAAACTCGCCCACGCCAACCTCCTTGACCCCATCCACACCCTCCTCCACCAAACCCTCAAACGCCGAAGCTTCTCCGATGACTTCTTCTTCACCCTCATCAAGCTCTACGCCCATGTCGCCCGCCGCATTGATAAGGCGGTTGAAACGCTTCTTTCCATGCCGGATTTCCAATGCTGGCCGTCGCGGCGGACGTTTAACTTTGTACTTAATGTGCTTGTTGCTAATAGGCTTTATGATGTTGCTGGTGAGGTTTATGAGGCTGCGCCGAGGCTTGCGGTTGAGGTGGATGCGTGCTGTATGAATATTCTTATTAAGGGGTTGTGCCAGCAAGGGGAGCTTTCGGCTGCGGTTAAGGTGTTTGATGAATTTCCTAAGTCGGGGCTGGAGCCGAATGTGAGGACGTTTTCGACGCTGATGCATGGGTTGTGTGAGAAGGGGATGGTGGAGGAGGCGTTCGAGTGGTTGGAGAAGATGGAGAAGTGTGGTGTTTGTCCTGATGTTGTGGTGTTCAATGTTTTGATTGGGGGGTTGAAGAAGAAGGGGAGAGGGGAGGAAGGGAAGGAGGTTTTGGATATGATGGTGAGGAAAGGGTTTTATCCTAATGTGGGTTCTTACCAGCAGGTTTTGTATGGGTTGCTCGATGCAAAGAGGTTTATTGAGGCGTTGGAGGTTGTGGAGGGGATGGTTTCGCGGGGTTTTGTTCCGAGTTTCGTGTCGTTTAAGCAGCTCGTCGTGGGACTGTGCCGGCACCGTCGGACTGAGGAGGTTGATTGGGCTCTGAGGCAGATGGTGAGGCAGGGTTTTGTGCCCAGGATGGGGATGTGGAGGCACATTGTCAACTGCGCGGTATCAAAACCAAGAAATTATGAATCTACTTGTGTTTCCCTTGATGAGATTTTGGAGGGTTGTAACCACTTAACCTGA
- the LOC130743341 gene encoding C2 domain-containing protein At1g53590-like — protein sequence MDITEISILHHVGIVLICIWLLSAFNCCHPIAYFISLIYIYLVHERYVIRLQKKLQHEEWKQANQRRVLSDSETVRWLNHAVENIWPICMEQIASQKVLLPIIPWFLEKYKPWTAKEALVQHLYLGRNPPLFTEVRVLRQCDDDHLVLELGMNFLTADDMSAILAVKLRKRLGFGMWAKLNITGMHIEGKVLVGVKFMQTWPFISRLRVCFVEPPYFQMTVKPIFTHGLDVTDIPGIAGWLDKLLSIAFEQTLVEPNMLVVDVEKFVSPQPESWFSVDEKDPVAYAKIVVVEASDMKPSDLNGLADPYVKGRLGGYRFKTKIQKKTLSPKWQEEFKIPILTWESSNMLVIEVRDKDHFYDDNLGDCSVNINDLRDGQSHDMWLPLQNVKMGRLHLAITILDNNEKVVDNICGQETADIEERKDSYANETTNKSSFSSASSDKSPKMADNYEPVDVDGQKETGIWVHHPGSEVCKTWEPRKGKSRRLDTEIRGEPNDLDGNRNSTASGPLNNDSSSPDDNTEDKHLRRSFRRGLHNISSVFRRSKKRDDKSDPISEEFSSPRVNIRSVNEKGVGVQFIMEDHISGFPTGKIQVEGGSTEGSGPDSPAKGNVKDMAKNILKHAEKSARSLKHAISRKSGKYKGELPTAPEGENESDSTDDESLSAQSPIDERTTIASQATVSGNNGSPNSRVNVVQSVPSNTVSGNIGSPNSRVNVVQSVPSNTAVEGEAPVENTKLEVVPEKASSPDRSGEEFIKSDQLERDKEEIVADK from the exons ATGGATATAACAGAAATTTCTATCTTACATCATGTTGGGATTGTGCTGATTTGCATCTGGTTGCTATCTGCATTCAATTGctgccacccaattgcttattttatttCTCTGATCTATATTTATCTG GTTCATGAGCGTTATGTTATCAGGCTGCAGAAGAAGTTGCAGCATGAGGAGTGGAAACAAGCTAATCAAAGAAGG GTGCTTTCTGATTCTGAAACAGTCCGGTGGTTGAACCATGCAGTTGAAAACATATGGCCCATATGTATGGAACAAATTGCCTCTCAGAAAGTTTTACTCCCTATCATACCATGGTTCTTAGAGAAGTACAAACCTTGGACTGCT AAAGAAGCCTTAGTTCAGCACTTATACTTGGGAAGGAACCCACCTTTGTTTACTGAAGTGAGGGTGCTTCGCCAGTGTGATGATGACCACTTG GTTCTGGAGTTAGGAATGAATTTTCTTACAGCTGATGATATGAGTGCAATACTTGCTGTGAAACTGAGAAAGAGATTGGGCTTTGGAATGTGGGCAAAGCTGAACATAACTGGAATGCATATTGAAGGGAAG GTCTTGGTAGGGGTAAAATTTATGCAGACATGGCCTTTTATTAGCCGTTTACGCGTCTGCTTTGTTGAGCCTCCATATTTCCAGATGACTGTTAAACCTATCTTTACTCATGGGCTTGATGTTACAGACATTCCAGGGATTGCAGGGTGGCTT GATAAGCTTTTGTCTATTGCTTTTGAACAGACCCTTGTTGAG CCAAATATGCTGGTTGTTGATGTTGAGAAATTTGTTTCACCACAACCAG AGTCTTGGTTCTCGGTGGATGAGAAGGACCCTGTGGCTTATGCAAAAATAGTTGTTGTTGAAGCATCTGACATGAAGCCATCTGATTTAAATG GATTAGCAGATCCTTATGTGAAAGGTCGTTTGGGGGGATACAGATTCAAAACAAAGATACAAAAGAAAACACTTAGTCCAAAATGGCAAGAGGAATTTAAAATTCCCATATTAACATGGGAGTCTAGCAACATGCTGGTTATTGAAGTTCGTGACAAGGACCATTTCTATGATGATAACCTCGG GGACTGTTCTGTGAACATCAATGATCTTAGGGATGGGCAAAGCCATGATATGTGGCTGCCACTTCAGAACGTAAAAATGGGGAGGTTGCATTTGGCAATAACTATTCTTGATAACAATGAAAAG GTAGTTGATAATATATGTGGTCAGGAAACTGCAGACATCGAAGAAAGAAAAGATTCCTATGCAAATGAGACTACTAATAAAAGTTCCTTCTCATCTGCTTCATCTGACAAATCCCCCAAGATGGCAGATAACTATGAGCCTGTAGATGTCGATGGTCAAAAGGAAACAGGAATTTGGGTTCATCACCCAGGAAGTGAAGTTTGCAAAACTTGGGAACCAAGAAAAGGGAAGAGTCGACGCCTCGATACAGAAATTCGCGGGGAGCCTAATGATTTAGATGGTAACCGCAATTCAACTGCCTCTGGCCCGTTGAACAATGACAGCAGCAGTCCTGATGACAATACTGAAGATAAACATCTAAGGAGATCATTTAGAAGGGGCCTGCACAATATTAGTTCAGTATTTCGCAGGAGTAAAAAAAGGGATGATAAGTCAGATCCTATCAGCGAGGAGTTTTCGTCACCACGTGTTAACATTAGGTCAGTCAATGAAAAGGGGGTCGGTGTGCAGTTTATTATGGAGGATCACATTTCTGGCTTTCCCACTGGTAAGATTCAGGTAGAAGGCGGATCAACTGAAGGGAGTGGTCCTGATAGCCCAGCCAAGGGAAATGTAAAGGATATGGCGAAGAATATTTTGAAGCATGCAGAGAAATCGGCTCGCAGCTTAAAGCATGCTATTTCTCGTAAATCAGGGAAATATAAAGGCGAGTTACCAACAGCTCCAGAGGGAGAAAATGAATCCGACTCTACGGATGATGAATCTCTTTCCGCTCAGTCACCCATAGATGAAAGAACTACCATTGCTTCCCAGGCCACAGTCTCAGGCAACAATGGTTCCCCCAATTCCAGGGTGAATGTGGTTCAATCAGTTCCGTCTAACACAGTCTCAGGCAACATTGGTTCCCCCAATTCCAGGGTGAATGTGGTTCAATCAGTTCCGTCTAACACGGCTGTGGAGGGTGAAGCTCCAGTGGAGAACACCAAACTTGAAGTAGTGCCGGAAAAGGCATCCTCCCCTGACAGGTCTGGTGAAGAATTTATTAAATCTGATCAGCTGGAGCGTGATAAAGAGGAAATTGTGGCAGATAAATGA
- the LOC130748080 gene encoding persulfide dioxygenase ETHE1 homolog, mitochondrial-like — protein MLRFHFIKLTSLFPPKPSPFPLRSQMGSFSTSTSSSSKLLFRQLFEKESSTYTYLLADSSHPDKPALLIDPVDRTVDRDLTLIKELGLKLVYAMNTHVHADHVTGTGQIKGKVPDVKSVISKASGAKADLHVVPGDKIHFGNLFLEVRATPGHTAGCITYVTGDGPDQPQPRMAFTGDVLLIRACGRTDFQGGSSEQLYKSIHSQIFTLPKDTLIYPAHDYKGFTVSTVGEELQYNPRLTKDEETFKNIMANLNLSYPKMIDVAVPANLVCGIQSETN, from the exons ATGCTTCGCTTCCACTTCATCAAACTCACCTCTCTCTTCCCTCCCAAACCCTCACCATTTCCACTTCGATCACAAATGGGTTCGTTTTCCACTTccacttcctcttcctccaagCTCCTGTTCCGCCAGCTTTTCGAGAAGGAATCGTCTACCTACACGTATCTTCTTGCTGATTCTTCACACCCTGATAAACCAGCACTT TTGATTGACCCGGTTGATAGGACAGTGGATAGAGACTTGACACTTATTAAAGAGCTGGGTTTGAAGCTTGTTTATGCCATGAACACACATGTACATGCAGATCATGTCACTGGGACTGGCCAAATCAAG GGAAAAGTTCCTGATGTAAAATCTGTTATTTCAAAAGCAAGTGGTGCAAAAGCAGATTTACATGTGGTGCCAGGCGATAAAATCCACTTTGGTAATCTTTTTCTTGAG GTTCGTGCAACTCCTGGTCATACTGCGGGTTGCATTACCTATGTTACAGGAGATGGACCTGATCAACCTCAACCTAGGATGGCATTCACTGGAGATGTCCTATTAATACGTGCATGTGGAAGGACAGACTTTCAG GGTGGGAGTTCAGAGCAGCTTTACAAATCAATCCATTCACAG ATTTTCACACTGCCGAAGGACACATTGATCTATCCAGCTCATGATTACAAGGGATTCACT GTTAGCACTGTTGGAGAGGAGCTGCAATATAATCCACGCCTAACAAAGGATGAG GAAACTTTCAAGAACATCATGGCAA ATCTTAACCTGTCATATCCAAAAATGATCGACGTAGCTGTCCCAGCTAATTTGGTTTGCGGAATCCAATCCGAAACAAACTGA